The sequence CCGAAGGCGCGTTCCGCGAAGCGGAAGCGCCCGGCGGCGTCCGGCTCCCCCGTCGATTTCGGCTTCGCCGAACGCGCGTGCCGCGCGCCCCATCCGTCTCCGCTTCGCGGAGCCACCTTCCCCTACAGGGAAGGAGAAGGGTCGGTGCCCGCCCTCACCGAGTTCCCGCCACGGCAAAGGGTGGACGTCGCGCTCCTACTCCAGCCGCACGCTCACGCTGTCCGTCTCGCCCTGCGCGTCGATCACCGTGATGCGGGCGAAGCCGGCGCCGTCGGGGCGCCAGGCGCTCTCGCGGCGCAGGCTCGCCTCGCCGACGGGCGCGCCGTTGACGAGCCAGGTGAGCGGCAGCGCGCCGCCCTGGGCCTTGAGCGCGAGGCGGCTCTCGCGCGCGCCGGCTTCGTCGACGAGGCCGAGATCGACCCGCGCGCCGTCGGGCGGGAAGGCGACGGCGAGGCGCGCCGTGGCGGTCGCGGCGATGGTCTTCGGGCGGTCCTGGCGGATATGGCGCAAGGGCGGCGGCAGGCCCGCCGTCGTCGTGACCAGCGCATGCGCCGGCACGGGCAGCGGCTCGGGATCCGTGTCGAGCCGCGCGAAGGCGTCGAACAGGAGGGGCGCGGCGGCGTTGCGACCCGTCAGCCCGGGCGCCGCGCCGCCGTCGGCGCGCCCGACCCACACCGCGATCGTGTGCGCCCGGTCCCAGCCGATCGCCCAGGCGTCGCGAAAGCCGTAGGACGTGCCGGTCTTGTAGGCGATGCGCCCGCCGCGCGCGCCCTCCGGCGCGGGCGCGCCCCGCAGGACGTCGAAGACGTACCAGGCGGCGACCGGGTCGGCGACGGGCATCGGGCGGGGCTCGTCCGCCTCGGGCGTCTCGCCCACGCGGGTGACGAGATCGGGCGCGGCCCCGCCGCGCGCCAGGCCGGCGTAGAGGCGCGCGACGTCCGTGAGCGTGATCCCGAGCCCGCCGAGCCCCACCGCCAGCCCCGGCGCGGTCTCCCGCGGCACGACGACCGTCGCCCCCGCCTGGCGCAGGCGCGCGACGAAGCGCGCCGGGCCGACGCCGGAGAGCAGCGCCACGGCGGGCACGTTGAGCGATTCCTGCAGCGCCCGCCGGGCGGTGACCGCGCCCTGGTAGCCGAGGTCGAAATTCTCCGGCGCGTAGATCCCGTAGCGGACGGGGCGGTCCTCCAGGATCGTCTCGGGATGGGCGAGCCCGGTCTCGAAGGCGAGGGCGTAGATGAAAGGCTTCAACGCAGAGCCGGGGGAGCGCACGGCGCGGGTCATGTCGATCGCCCCGCGGCGTGCGTTCGCGAGATACCCGGCCGAGCCGACATGGGCGAGCACCTCGCCCGTGCGGTTGTCGATCACGAGGATCGCGGCGGAGAGCTGGGGCCCGAGGCGGGCGACGCGCCCGGAAACGAGGCGCTCCAGCCCCGCCTGCAGGCCGCCGTCGATGGCGAGGC comes from Salinarimonas sp. and encodes:
- the pbpC gene encoding penicillin-binding protein 1C — translated: MSARRPRLRLAAAIAGALVAVALVAAAAGALAYQRVTASLGPLDLAPAAARSVVVLDRDGDLLRPYATADGRWRLPVAVDDVDPTFLSMLTAYEDARFETHSGVDWRALARAAWQLAANGRIVSGASTLTMQVARLVEPRAERSLAAKLRQIVRARQLERTHTKEEILALYLALAPYGGNLEGVRAASLAYFGREPKRLSHAEAALLVALPQSPETRRPDRHPESARAARARVLDRALERGVITAREREAAEREAVPIARRLFPMHAAHAADAARAERPEAQAHRLAIDGGLQAGLERLVSGRVARLGPQLSAAILVIDNRTGEVLAHVGSAGYLANARRGAIDMTRAVRSPGSALKPFIYALAFETGLAHPETILEDRPVRYGIYAPENFDLGYQGAVTARRALQESLNVPAVALLSGVGPARFVARLRQAGATVVVPRETAPGLAVGLGGLGITLTDVARLYAGLARGGAAPDLVTRVGETPEADEPRPMPVADPVAAWYVFDVLRGAPAPEGARGGRIAYKTGTSYGFRDAWAIGWDRAHTIAVWVGRADGGAAPGLTGRNAAAPLLFDAFARLDTDPEPLPVPAHALVTTTAGLPPPLRHIRQDRPKTIAATATARLAVAFPPDGARVDLGLVDEAGARESRLALKAQGGALPLTWLVNGAPVGEASLRRESAWRPDGAGFARITVIDAQGETDSVSVRLE